In Astatotilapia calliptera chromosome 16, fAstCal1.2, whole genome shotgun sequence, one genomic interval encodes:
- the galnt13 gene encoding polypeptide N-acetylgalactosaminyltransferase 13 isoform X3, with amino-acid sequence MRRFVYCKVVLTTSLVWVLVDVFLLLYFSECNKCDDRKDRSLLPALRAVISRSHEGPGEMGKAVNIPKDDQEKMKELFKINQFNLMASDMIALNRSLPDVRLDGCKTKVYSDDLPNTSIVIVFHNEAWSTLLRTVHSVINRSPKHLLVEIILVDDASERDFLKKKLENYVRTLEVPVRILRMEQRSGLIRARLRGAAATTGQVITFLDAHCECTVGWLEPLLARIKEDRTAVVCPIIDVISDETFEYMAGSDMTYGGFNWKLNFRWYPVPQREMDRRKGDRTLPVRTPTMAGGLFSIDKTYFEEIGSYDPGMDIWGGENLEMSFRIWQCGGSLEIVTCSHVGHVFRKATPYSFPGGTGQVINKNNRRLAEVWMDDFKDFFYIISPGVMRVEYGDVSSRKTLREALKCKPFSWYLENIYPDSQIPRRYYSLGEIRNVETNQCMDNMGRKENEKVGFFNCHGMGGNQVFSYTADKEIRTDDLCLDVSRLNGPVVMLKCHHMKGNQMFEYDAERLTLLHVNSNQCLDMPSEDDKMVPTLRDCNGSRSQQWLLRNMTLSV; translated from the exons ATGCGACGGTTTGTCTACTGCAAGGTGGTGTTGACCACCTCTTTAGTGTGGGTGCTGGTGGATGTGTTCTTGCTGTTGTACTTCAGCGAGTGTAACAAATGTGATGATAGGAAGGACCGCTCGCTGCTCCCTGCTCTTCGAG CAGTGATATCACGGAGCCACGAGGGTCCAGGTGAGATGGGCAAAGCGGTAAACATCCCTAAGGATGACCAGGAGAAAATGAAGGAGCTCTTTAAGATTAACCAGTTCAATCTGATGGCCAGTGATATGATTGCACTCAACAGGAGTCTGCCAGATGTGAGGCTGGATGG CTGTAAGACCAAAGTGTACTCAGATGACCTGCCCAACACCAGCATTGTCATCGTGTTTCACAACGAGGCATGGAGCACGCTGCTGCGAACTGTTCACAGCGTCATCAACCGCTCTCCTAAACACTTGCTGGTGGAAATTATCCTAGTTGATGATGCCAGCGAGCGAG ATTTCCTAAAGAAGAAACTGGAGAACTACGTGCGTACTCTGGAGGTGCCGGTGAGGATCCTGAGGATGGAGCAGCGTTCAGGTCTAATCAGAGCCAGGTTGAGGGGGGCAGCCGCCACCACCGGTCAGGTCATCACCTTTCTTGATGCTCACTGCGAGTGTACTGTTGGCTGGCTAGAGCCCCTGCTGGCTCGCATCAAAGAGGACAG gacTGCAGTGGTGTGCCCTATCATAGATGTCATCAGCGACGAGACATTTGAATACATGGCAGGCTCTGATATGACTTACGGTGGATTCAACTGGAAGCTGAATTTTCGATGGTATCCTGTTCCCCAGCGGGAGATGGATCGACGCAAAGGGGATAGAACACTCCCTGTCAG GACTCCCACCATGGCAGGAGGATTATTCTCTATAGACAAGACGTATTTTGAAGAAATTGGGAGTTACGATCCAGGGATGGATATCTGGGGAGGAGAAAACCTGGAAATGTCTTTTAGA ATTTGGCAATGCGGTGGCTCCTTGGAAATTGTAACATGTTCACATGTGGGCCATGTTTTCCGGAAGGCCACCCCATACAGTTTCCCTGGAGGAACGGGCCAAGTCATCAACAAGAACAACAGGCGCCTGGCCGAAGTCTGGATGGATGATTTCAAAGACTTCTTTTATATCATATCACCAG GCGTGATGCGGGTGGAGTACGGAGACGTCTCCTCTCGCAAAACCCTCCGTGAGGCCTTAAAGTGCAAACCGTTTTCCTGGTATCTAGAGAACATCTACCCAGACTCCCAGATCCCAAGAAGATACTACTCTCTTGGTGAA ATCAGAAATGTTGAAACCAACCAGTGTATGGACAACATGGGGAGAAAGGAGAACGAGAAGGTTGGCTTTTTCAACTGCCATGGCATGGGTGGAAACCAG GTGTTCTCGTACACTGCGGATAAAGAAATCAGAACAGATGACCTCTGCCTGGATGTCTCCCGCCTCAACGGGCCTGTTGTCATGCTCAAGTGTCACCACATGAAGGGCAATCAGATGTTTGAGTACGATGCTGAG CGACTTACTCTGCTGCATGTGAATAGCAACCAGTGCTTGGACATGCCCTCTGAGGACGACAAGATGGTCCCCACGTTGAGAGACTGCAATGGCAGCCGTTCCCAGCAGTGGCTGCTCCGTAACATGACCCTTAGCGTCTGA
- the galnt13 gene encoding polypeptide N-acetylgalactosaminyltransferase 13 isoform X1, giving the protein MRRFVYCKVVLTTSLVWVLVDVFLLLYFSECNKCDDRKDRSLLPALRAVISRSHEGPGEMGKAVNIPKDDQEKMKELFKINQFNLMASDMIALNRSLPDVRLDGCKTKVYSDDLPNTSIVIVFHNEAWSTLLRTVHSVINRSPKHLLVEIILVDDASERDFLKKKLENYVRTLEVPVRILRMEQRSGLIRARLRGAAATTGQVITFLDAHCECTVGWLEPLLARIKEDRTAVVCPIIDVISDETFEYMAGSDMTYGGFNWKLNFRWYPVPQREMDRRKGDRTLPVRTPTMAGGLFSIDKTYFEEIGSYDPGMDIWGGENLEMSFRIWQCGGSLEIVTCSHVGHVFRKATPYSFPGGTGQVINKNNRRLAEVWMDDFKDFFYIISPGVMRVEYGDVSSRKTLREALKCKPFSWYLENIYPDSQIPRRYYSLGEIRNVETNQCMDNMGRKENEKVGFFNCHGMGGNQVFSYTADKEIRTDDLCLDVSRLNGPVVMLKCHHMKGNQMFEYDAEYVGKWEYDFEKHTFLHIITQSCLTIGRLEDGTYGPTVEYCNNSPIQSWILHNYTRLEVARHLYFSPTDYFL; this is encoded by the exons ATGCGACGGTTTGTCTACTGCAAGGTGGTGTTGACCACCTCTTTAGTGTGGGTGCTGGTGGATGTGTTCTTGCTGTTGTACTTCAGCGAGTGTAACAAATGTGATGATAGGAAGGACCGCTCGCTGCTCCCTGCTCTTCGAG CAGTGATATCACGGAGCCACGAGGGTCCAGGTGAGATGGGCAAAGCGGTAAACATCCCTAAGGATGACCAGGAGAAAATGAAGGAGCTCTTTAAGATTAACCAGTTCAATCTGATGGCCAGTGATATGATTGCACTCAACAGGAGTCTGCCAGATGTGAGGCTGGATGG CTGTAAGACCAAAGTGTACTCAGATGACCTGCCCAACACCAGCATTGTCATCGTGTTTCACAACGAGGCATGGAGCACGCTGCTGCGAACTGTTCACAGCGTCATCAACCGCTCTCCTAAACACTTGCTGGTGGAAATTATCCTAGTTGATGATGCCAGCGAGCGAG ATTTCCTAAAGAAGAAACTGGAGAACTACGTGCGTACTCTGGAGGTGCCGGTGAGGATCCTGAGGATGGAGCAGCGTTCAGGTCTAATCAGAGCCAGGTTGAGGGGGGCAGCCGCCACCACCGGTCAGGTCATCACCTTTCTTGATGCTCACTGCGAGTGTACTGTTGGCTGGCTAGAGCCCCTGCTGGCTCGCATCAAAGAGGACAG gacTGCAGTGGTGTGCCCTATCATAGATGTCATCAGCGACGAGACATTTGAATACATGGCAGGCTCTGATATGACTTACGGTGGATTCAACTGGAAGCTGAATTTTCGATGGTATCCTGTTCCCCAGCGGGAGATGGATCGACGCAAAGGGGATAGAACACTCCCTGTCAG GACTCCCACCATGGCAGGAGGATTATTCTCTATAGACAAGACGTATTTTGAAGAAATTGGGAGTTACGATCCAGGGATGGATATCTGGGGAGGAGAAAACCTGGAAATGTCTTTTAGA ATTTGGCAATGCGGTGGCTCCTTGGAAATTGTAACATGTTCACATGTGGGCCATGTTTTCCGGAAGGCCACCCCATACAGTTTCCCTGGAGGAACGGGCCAAGTCATCAACAAGAACAACAGGCGCCTGGCCGAAGTCTGGATGGATGATTTCAAAGACTTCTTTTATATCATATCACCAG GCGTGATGCGGGTGGAGTACGGAGACGTCTCCTCTCGCAAAACCCTCCGTGAGGCCTTAAAGTGCAAACCGTTTTCCTGGTATCTAGAGAACATCTACCCAGACTCCCAGATCCCAAGAAGATACTACTCTCTTGGTGAA ATCAGAAATGTTGAAACCAACCAGTGTATGGACAACATGGGGAGAAAGGAGAACGAGAAGGTTGGCTTTTTCAACTGCCATGGCATGGGTGGAAACCAG GTGTTCTCGTACACTGCGGATAAAGAAATCAGAACAGATGACCTCTGCCTGGATGTCTCCCGCCTCAACGGGCCTGTTGTCATGCTCAAGTGTCACCACATGAAGGGCAATCAGATGTTTGAGTACGATGCTGAG TATGTTGGCAAGTGGGAATATGATTTTGAG AAGCACACCTTCCTCCACATCATCACCCAATCATGTCTGACCATCGGCCGTCTGGAGGACGGCACCTATGGCCCCACTGTGGAGTACTGTAACAACAGTCCAATACAGTCGTGGATCCTCCACAACTACACTCGTCTGGAGGTCGCTAGACACCTCTACTTCAGTCCCACGGATTATTTTCTCTAA
- the galnt13 gene encoding polypeptide N-acetylgalactosaminyltransferase 13 isoform X2: MRRFVYCKVVLTTSLVWVLVDVFLLLYFSECNKCDDRKDRSLLPALRAVISRSHEGPGEMGKAVNIPKDDQEKMKELFKINQFNLMASDMIALNRSLPDVRLDGCKTKVYSDDLPNTSIVIVFHNEAWSTLLRTVHSVINRSPKHLLVEIILVDDASERDFLKKKLENYVRTLEVPVRILRMEQRSGLIRARLRGAAATTGQVITFLDAHCECTVGWLEPLLARIKEDRTAVVCPIIDVISDETFEYMAGSDMTYGGFNWKLNFRWYPVPQREMDRRKGDRTLPVRTPTMAGGLFSIDKTYFEEIGSYDPGMDIWGGENLEMSFRIWQCGGSLEIVTCSHVGHVFRKATPYSFPGGTGQVINKNNRRLAEVWMDDFKDFFYIISPGVMRVEYGDVSSRKTLREALKCKPFSWYLENIYPDSQIPRRYYSLGEIRNVETNQCMDNMGRKENEKVGFFNCHGMGGNQVFSYTADKEIRTDDLCLDVSRLNGPVVMLKCHHMKGNQMFEYDAEKHTFLHIITQSCLTIGRLEDGTYGPTVEYCNNSPIQSWILHNYTRLEVARHLYFSPTDYFL, translated from the exons ATGCGACGGTTTGTCTACTGCAAGGTGGTGTTGACCACCTCTTTAGTGTGGGTGCTGGTGGATGTGTTCTTGCTGTTGTACTTCAGCGAGTGTAACAAATGTGATGATAGGAAGGACCGCTCGCTGCTCCCTGCTCTTCGAG CAGTGATATCACGGAGCCACGAGGGTCCAGGTGAGATGGGCAAAGCGGTAAACATCCCTAAGGATGACCAGGAGAAAATGAAGGAGCTCTTTAAGATTAACCAGTTCAATCTGATGGCCAGTGATATGATTGCACTCAACAGGAGTCTGCCAGATGTGAGGCTGGATGG CTGTAAGACCAAAGTGTACTCAGATGACCTGCCCAACACCAGCATTGTCATCGTGTTTCACAACGAGGCATGGAGCACGCTGCTGCGAACTGTTCACAGCGTCATCAACCGCTCTCCTAAACACTTGCTGGTGGAAATTATCCTAGTTGATGATGCCAGCGAGCGAG ATTTCCTAAAGAAGAAACTGGAGAACTACGTGCGTACTCTGGAGGTGCCGGTGAGGATCCTGAGGATGGAGCAGCGTTCAGGTCTAATCAGAGCCAGGTTGAGGGGGGCAGCCGCCACCACCGGTCAGGTCATCACCTTTCTTGATGCTCACTGCGAGTGTACTGTTGGCTGGCTAGAGCCCCTGCTGGCTCGCATCAAAGAGGACAG gacTGCAGTGGTGTGCCCTATCATAGATGTCATCAGCGACGAGACATTTGAATACATGGCAGGCTCTGATATGACTTACGGTGGATTCAACTGGAAGCTGAATTTTCGATGGTATCCTGTTCCCCAGCGGGAGATGGATCGACGCAAAGGGGATAGAACACTCCCTGTCAG GACTCCCACCATGGCAGGAGGATTATTCTCTATAGACAAGACGTATTTTGAAGAAATTGGGAGTTACGATCCAGGGATGGATATCTGGGGAGGAGAAAACCTGGAAATGTCTTTTAGA ATTTGGCAATGCGGTGGCTCCTTGGAAATTGTAACATGTTCACATGTGGGCCATGTTTTCCGGAAGGCCACCCCATACAGTTTCCCTGGAGGAACGGGCCAAGTCATCAACAAGAACAACAGGCGCCTGGCCGAAGTCTGGATGGATGATTTCAAAGACTTCTTTTATATCATATCACCAG GCGTGATGCGGGTGGAGTACGGAGACGTCTCCTCTCGCAAAACCCTCCGTGAGGCCTTAAAGTGCAAACCGTTTTCCTGGTATCTAGAGAACATCTACCCAGACTCCCAGATCCCAAGAAGATACTACTCTCTTGGTGAA ATCAGAAATGTTGAAACCAACCAGTGTATGGACAACATGGGGAGAAAGGAGAACGAGAAGGTTGGCTTTTTCAACTGCCATGGCATGGGTGGAAACCAG GTGTTCTCGTACACTGCGGATAAAGAAATCAGAACAGATGACCTCTGCCTGGATGTCTCCCGCCTCAACGGGCCTGTTGTCATGCTCAAGTGTCACCACATGAAGGGCAATCAGATGTTTGAGTACGATGCTGAG AAGCACACCTTCCTCCACATCATCACCCAATCATGTCTGACCATCGGCCGTCTGGAGGACGGCACCTATGGCCCCACTGTGGAGTACTGTAACAACAGTCCAATACAGTCGTGGATCCTCCACAACTACACTCGTCTGGAGGTCGCTAGACACCTCTACTTCAGTCCCACGGATTATTTTCTCTAA